In the Methylomonas rhizoryzae genome, one interval contains:
- a CDS encoding HAD family hydrolase codes for MKNRFDLIIFDWDGTLVDSVDWIVHCIQTAAADNDCPVPNSQAVKDIIGLSIENAMNLLFPDLDQETRFRLASHYGQQFFSKPAGPADLFPGVPEMLEHYRSAGVRLAVATGKKSAGLNRALQATGVTDYFCTTRCADQTASKPNPLMIDEIVTELGINKQRTVMVGDSVHDMQMALNAGVTAIAVTCGAHTARTLQQYQPLHCLAYPTDLTALL; via the coding sequence ATGAAGAACCGCTTTGACTTAATCATTTTCGATTGGGACGGTACACTGGTCGATTCCGTCGATTGGATAGTCCATTGCATCCAAACCGCCGCAGCCGATAACGATTGCCCGGTACCGAACAGCCAAGCCGTCAAAGATATCATCGGCTTGAGCATCGAAAATGCGATGAACCTATTGTTTCCCGATCTGGACCAGGAAACGAGATTCCGGCTTGCCTCGCACTACGGCCAACAGTTTTTTTCCAAACCGGCAGGCCCTGCAGACTTGTTCCCCGGCGTCCCCGAGATGCTGGAGCACTATAGGTCGGCCGGCGTCCGGCTAGCTGTTGCCACGGGCAAAAAGTCCGCCGGCTTGAACCGCGCTTTACAAGCCACTGGCGTGACGGATTATTTCTGCACGACGCGTTGCGCCGATCAAACCGCCTCTAAACCGAATCCGCTGATGATCGACGAAATCGTGACCGAGTTAGGCATAAATAAACAACGGACTGTCATGGTCGGCGATTCCGTGCATGATATGCAAATGGCCTTGAATGCCGGGGTGACCGCGATTGCCGTGACCTGCGGCGCCCATACGGCCCGGACACTGCAACAATACCAACCGCTGCATTGCCTAGCTTACCCGACCGATCTTACCGCATTGCTATGA
- the rluC gene encoding 23S rRNA pseudouridine(955/2504/2580) synthase RluC gives MNTTSTPNPPQVQWLTIGEANAEQRLDNFLISLLKGVPKTRIYRMVRKGEVRVNKARADVSYKLAEGDVVRVPPVRTADHPDAVIVQPGLKFSLENHILYEDDGFLVLNKPAGFAVHGGSGIQSGVIEGLRQIRPAQKFLELVHRLDKDTSGCLLIAKKRSVLKQLHEMFRGDGIQKTYLALLAGQFTRKKQWVDAPLLKNVGRGGERFVIVSQAGKPSETLFTRLQPYKTATLVRAEPKTGRTHQIRVHAAWLGFPIVGDERYGAVETNKTFSQKGYKRLFLHAEQLAFTHPGNGTKLQFNAPLPDDLQQLLNNEEPL, from the coding sequence ATGAATACCACCTCAACCCCCAATCCTCCGCAGGTTCAATGGCTTACTATCGGCGAAGCCAATGCCGAACAACGCTTGGATAATTTTTTAATCAGCCTGTTGAAAGGCGTGCCTAAAACCCGCATTTATCGCATGGTCCGCAAAGGCGAAGTCAGGGTCAACAAGGCCAGAGCCGACGTCAGCTATAAACTGGCCGAAGGCGACGTCGTTCGAGTCCCGCCGGTCAGAACGGCGGATCACCCGGACGCCGTCATCGTCCAACCCGGCTTGAAATTCAGCTTGGAAAACCACATTTTGTACGAAGACGACGGCTTTTTGGTACTGAACAAACCGGCCGGTTTTGCCGTGCATGGCGGTAGCGGCATTCAATCCGGAGTCATCGAGGGGTTACGGCAAATTCGACCGGCTCAAAAATTTCTGGAACTGGTTCACCGCTTGGACAAAGATACCTCCGGCTGTCTGCTTATCGCCAAAAAACGTTCGGTCTTAAAGCAACTGCACGAAATGTTTCGCGGCGACGGCATACAGAAAACCTATTTGGCATTGCTGGCAGGACAATTTACTCGCAAAAAGCAATGGGTGGATGCGCCGCTACTCAAAAATGTCGGGCGCGGCGGCGAACGTTTCGTGATCGTTAGTCAAGCCGGAAAACCTTCGGAAACCTTGTTTACCCGCTTGCAGCCATATAAAACGGCGACGCTCGTCCGTGCGGAACCTAAAACAGGCCGGACCCATCAAATCCGTGTTCATGCAGCCTGGCTGGGCTTCCCCATCGTCGGCGACGAACGTTACGGCGCAGTCGAAACAAACAAGACGTTTAGCCAAAAGGGCTACAAACGCCTGTTTTTGCACGCAGAACAATTAGCGTTCACCCATCCGGGCAACGGAACCAAACTGCAATTTAACGCGCCTTTACCGGACGATTTACAACAACTGTTAAACAATGAAGAACCGCTTTGA
- the recR gene encoding recombination mediator RecR, whose translation MRDRGLLKELIQNLCCLPGIGPKSAQRMAFHLLQRNREGGMQLGKLLVRTMEEIGYCKDCRTFTEAEQCEICADPNRANDVICIVEHAADVWLLNQATGFNGKYFVLHGRLSPLDGIGPDELGIAQLEHRFEQNNISEVILATNTTIEGQATAHFVAELAAKHHIRATRIAHGVPMGGELEFIDSGTLAHAFKGRHEF comes from the coding sequence ATGCGCGACCGCGGCTTGCTGAAAGAATTAATCCAAAATCTTTGCTGCCTGCCGGGCATAGGCCCCAAGTCCGCACAGCGCATGGCGTTTCATCTGTTGCAACGCAACCGCGAAGGCGGCATGCAATTAGGAAAATTGCTGGTCCGAACCATGGAGGAAATCGGCTATTGCAAAGATTGCCGCACCTTCACGGAAGCGGAGCAGTGCGAAATTTGCGCGGACCCGAATCGGGCAAACGACGTAATTTGCATCGTCGAGCACGCCGCAGACGTTTGGCTATTAAATCAAGCAACCGGATTTAACGGCAAATATTTCGTGCTACACGGCCGCCTCTCCCCGTTAGACGGTATCGGTCCGGACGAACTAGGCATTGCACAACTGGAGCATCGCTTCGAACAAAACAATATCAGCGAAGTGATTTTGGCCACCAACACCACTATTGAAGGTCAGGCCACCGCCCACTTCGTGGCTGAATTAGCAGCGAAACATCACATCCGCGCCACCCGCATCGCCCACGGCGTACCCATGGGTGGAGAGCTGGAATTCATAGACAGCGGCACCTTAGCCCATGCGTTTAAGGGGCGGCACGAATTCTGA
- a CDS encoding Rne/Rng family ribonuclease, with product MKRMLINATQPEELRVALVDGQKLYDFDIEVPSKEQKKSNIYKGIITRVEPSLEAAFVNYGAEKHGFLPFKEIAPEYRNQDSDDGKPTSKAGVREGQEIVIQIEKEERGNKGAALTTYISLAGTYLVLMPNNPKAGGISRRIEGENRSELRETMADLEIPDNMGLIIRTAGSDKNAEELQWDLNYLLQLWEAIERSSHEQAAPFLIFQESNVIIRALRDHLRGDVDEILIDQEGAFKLVHNFLKQVMPHNLHKAKLYQDSVPLFNRYQIETQIEMAYKREVSLPSGGSIVIDHTEALTSIDINSARATKGSDIEETALNTNLEAADEIARQLRLRDLGGLFVIDFIDMMSNKNQREVENRLRDALKIDRARIQTGRISRFGLMEMSRQRLRPSLGDSTQLTCPRCKGQGTIRNVESVTLAVLRLIEEEAMKKGTERVIAHLPIDCATFLLNEKRAAIQELEARLKVSIVVLPSKHLETPAYEIERIKSLEGLEEKPSHMQIKEDEIAVPEFAKQVVPRAEKAAVKEFLPDAPAPVQNKKTSASLIQRFWQRLIGQKKVEQAAQDNVRPGGELKAKSRMGRRDRPNGRNGRRGGKRAGNQPADENVSAQSSVNADGNTERPENSVAPLAAKPQVGERPPRRGRNRRRNVRNGAERRTESGVADSEQAGRGAAADAGNVNAPFADNYRNDFAERSRPADFEPREPRQSDYEEQRPKVVVDE from the coding sequence ATGAAAAGAATGCTTATCAACGCCACACAGCCTGAAGAGCTGAGGGTGGCTTTGGTAGATGGTCAAAAACTTTACGATTTTGACATCGAAGTCCCTTCAAAAGAACAAAAAAAATCCAACATCTATAAAGGTATCATCACTCGGGTGGAGCCGAGTTTAGAAGCCGCATTCGTCAATTACGGCGCGGAAAAACACGGTTTTTTGCCGTTTAAAGAGATTGCGCCGGAATATCGCAATCAGGATAGCGACGACGGTAAGCCGACGTCCAAGGCCGGCGTGCGCGAAGGTCAGGAAATCGTCATTCAAATCGAAAAGGAAGAGCGCGGCAACAAAGGCGCCGCGCTAACGACCTACATCAGCTTGGCCGGCACCTATTTGGTATTGATGCCGAATAACCCCAAGGCTGGCGGCATTTCGCGTCGCATCGAGGGGGAAAACCGTAGCGAGTTGCGCGAAACCATGGCGGACTTGGAAATTCCCGACAATATGGGATTGATCATACGCACCGCCGGTAGCGATAAAAATGCCGAAGAATTGCAGTGGGACTTGAATTACCTATTGCAGCTTTGGGAAGCGATCGAGCGTTCCAGCCACGAGCAAGCCGCGCCGTTTCTGATTTTTCAGGAAAGCAACGTCATTATCCGGGCTTTGCGCGATCATTTACGCGGCGATGTCGACGAGATTTTGATCGATCAGGAAGGCGCATTCAAGCTGGTGCACAATTTCTTGAAGCAGGTGATGCCGCACAATCTACATAAAGCCAAGCTTTATCAGGATAGCGTGCCCCTGTTCAACCGCTACCAAATCGAAACCCAAATCGAAATGGCTTACAAGCGCGAGGTTTCGTTACCGTCCGGCGGCTCCATCGTGATCGACCATACCGAAGCCTTGACCTCGATAGACATCAACTCGGCGCGGGCGACCAAGGGTAGCGATATCGAAGAGACCGCGCTGAACACCAATCTGGAAGCGGCCGATGAAATTGCCCGTCAACTGCGCTTGCGTGACTTGGGTGGTTTGTTCGTCATCGACTTCATCGACATGATGTCGAATAAAAATCAGCGCGAAGTGGAAAATCGCTTGCGCGATGCCCTGAAAATCGACCGCGCCCGTATTCAAACCGGCCGTATTTCCCGCTTCGGCCTGATGGAAATGTCCCGGCAACGTTTGCGGCCGTCGTTGGGCGATTCGACGCAATTGACCTGTCCGCGTTGCAAGGGGCAGGGTACGATCCGCAATGTCGAATCGGTCACCTTGGCCGTATTGCGGTTGATTGAAGAAGAGGCGATGAAAAAGGGTACCGAACGCGTGATTGCCCATCTGCCTATCGATTGCGCCACCTTCCTGCTCAACGAAAAGCGCGCAGCCATTCAGGAACTGGAGGCCCGTCTTAAGGTGAGCATTGTGGTGTTGCCGAGCAAACATTTGGAAACGCCGGCTTACGAAATCGAGCGGATTAAGTCTTTGGAGGGGTTGGAAGAAAAACCCAGTCACATGCAGATCAAAGAAGACGAAATCGCGGTGCCCGAGTTTGCCAAGCAAGTGGTACCTAGAGCGGAGAAGGCGGCGGTCAAAGAGTTTTTGCCCGATGCGCCGGCGCCGGTACAAAACAAAAAGACGTCCGCCAGTTTGATCCAGCGTTTTTGGCAGCGTTTAATCGGGCAAAAAAAGGTGGAGCAAGCGGCCCAAGACAACGTAAGGCCGGGCGGAGAATTGAAAGCTAAGTCTAGGATGGGGCGCAGGGATAGGCCGAATGGCCGCAACGGCAGACGCGGAGGAAAGCGGGCGGGAAACCAGCCGGCCGATGAAAATGTCAGCGCACAAAGCTCCGTCAATGCCGACGGAAATACCGAGAGGCCGGAAAATAGCGTTGCTCCGCTAGCCGCCAAGCCGCAGGTAGGCGAGCGCCCGCCCAGAAGGGGCAGAAACCGCAGGCGCAATGTCCGTAACGGTGCAGAAAGACGCACGGAGTCCGGCGTTGCCGACTCGGAGCAAGCAGGGCGGGGGGCTGCTGCGGATGCTGGTAACGTTAACGCCCCGTTTGCCGACAATTACCGTAACGACTTTGCCGAACGCTCTCGGCCGGCCGATTTCGAGCCGCGCGAACCGCGTCAATCTGACTATGAAGAGCAGCGCCCTAAAGTCGTCGTAGACGAATAA
- a CDS encoding YbaB/EbfC family nucleoid-associated protein, whose protein sequence is MKNAFAGIMQQAQKMQENFKKAQDELENMEVIGESGGGLVSILMTGKREVRKVSIDPSLVGDDKDMLEDLVAAAINDAVHKVGKMKKEKMAEITAGVPLPPGFQMPF, encoded by the coding sequence ATGAAAAACGCATTCGCTGGCATTATGCAGCAAGCCCAAAAAATGCAAGAAAACTTCAAAAAAGCTCAAGACGAGCTTGAAAACATGGAAGTTATTGGCGAATCCGGCGGCGGCTTAGTCAGTATATTAATGACTGGCAAGCGCGAAGTTCGCAAAGTCAGCATAGACCCTTCTTTGGTTGGCGACGACAAGGATATGCTGGAAGACTTGGTAGCTGCCGCCATTAACGACGCAGTCCACAAGGTCGGAAAAATGAAAAAGGAAAAAATGGCGGAAATTACAGCCGGAGTACCGTTGCCTCCCGGTTTTCAGATGCCATTTTAA
- a CDS encoding PEP-CTERM sorting domain-containing protein produces MNSKFSTAILAGALSVLAASNASAVTVQNIIWDPDASVGNPNQPADDFIGKTTYTQWFQAASAENTFSARQAINTSDLGSLTGLSLTGTGIFAEFNGINSINGDPFPDTNPADFADNVQLTYGFGGIVVTAVDLTNPAAPVFTLDYSNAWVNLYSDANLNYGNALPETSDAVDSTFGTPFLTLKIDTLDLSTAVLGSNLFGDVRAYFSVTGGAAADYFDTNTQTNASGGVSDLFYTSSSQFKDGDNFTTGTAELSGDTQKLPEPASLALLGLGVLGLGKYSRRKLIA; encoded by the coding sequence ATGAACAGCAAATTCTCAACAGCAATCCTAGCTGGCGCACTTTCCGTTCTGGCGGCAAGCAATGCAAGCGCGGTAACGGTACAAAACATAATTTGGGATCCGGACGCGTCTGTCGGCAATCCAAATCAGCCTGCAGATGACTTTATCGGCAAAACCACATATACCCAATGGTTCCAAGCAGCTTCAGCTGAAAACACATTTTCTGCCAGACAAGCCATCAATACGAGCGATCTAGGTAGCCTTACGGGCTTGAGCCTGACCGGTACCGGCATTTTTGCCGAATTCAATGGCATCAACTCAATTAACGGTGACCCATTCCCGGACACCAATCCAGCTGATTTTGCTGATAACGTGCAACTGACCTACGGTTTCGGAGGCATAGTTGTCACCGCTGTCGATCTAACAAATCCAGCGGCACCTGTGTTCACACTTGACTATTCAAACGCATGGGTAAACCTGTATTCGGACGCAAACTTAAATTATGGCAACGCATTGCCAGAGACTAGCGATGCAGTTGACAGCACGTTTGGCACCCCATTCCTCACATTGAAAATTGACACCTTAGACTTAAGCACTGCTGTACTTGGAAGCAACTTGTTTGGGGACGTCAGAGCTTATTTCTCAGTAACTGGTGGCGCTGCTGCGGATTATTTCGACACAAACACCCAAACCAATGCATCAGGCGGCGTGTCAGATCTTTTCTACACCTCCAGCTCTCAGTTCAAAGATGGGGATAACTTCACCACTGGTACCGCAGAATTATCAGGAGACACACAAAAATTACCAGAACCTGCTTCCTTGGCATTACTAGGCCTGGGCGTATTAGGCTTAGGAAAATATTCTCGCAGAAAACTTATTGCCTGA
- a CDS encoding FAD-binding oxidoreductase: MDYGILEKAVFEWKQGLGVASIEFVERSYVSTLGSTKRVPLRLTPKDVTEVISIVEIAGKHKVPLYPISTGNNWGYGSKSPVIDGCVVVDLSKMDKVLAFDAQTGIVTLEPGVTQRKLNAYLQKKGCSFLIPVTGAGPDCSLIGNALERGYGITPYADHFAAVMSLEAVLPDGTLYTSMLDGFGGGDVNNLFKWGVGPYVDGIFSQGNFGIVTKMTIALAPIPERMEAFFFSVKRDDKLELAVEKVRKVLREVGTVTGSINLMNKHRVLSMSEAYPWDAIGEDGLIPDAVLQKMMRRNQVMDWTGVGAIYGNKRVVAAVKKEIKKILSPVASRLVFLTPGKVSFLAHLLGAIPVVRDAHIMNTVATLKKTMDLFAGEPSEIALPLAYWKSGEKPKEGDPMDPDRDGCGLIWYSPLIPMRPDVTREFVEMASRICRAHKIEPLITLTSVSDRCWDSTVPILFDKRNQAEIGRAHACYEELLDAGRKLGFVPYRLGIQSMGLLADESVQPKLLRKLKNAIDPDNIIAPGRYGL; this comes from the coding sequence GTGGATTACGGTATCCTTGAGAAGGCTGTTTTTGAGTGGAAGCAGGGGCTTGGCGTCGCCTCAATTGAGTTTGTGGAAAGGTCTTACGTGTCCACGCTTGGCTCTACAAAGCGCGTGCCGCTTCGGTTGACTCCCAAAGATGTTACCGAAGTCATTTCGATAGTGGAAATTGCCGGGAAACATAAAGTTCCACTTTATCCAATCAGTACCGGAAACAATTGGGGATACGGTTCGAAATCGCCGGTCATCGATGGGTGTGTCGTCGTTGATCTGTCGAAAATGGACAAGGTGTTAGCGTTTGATGCTCAGACGGGTATCGTCACGTTGGAGCCTGGAGTCACCCAGCGCAAATTGAATGCTTATCTTCAAAAGAAAGGCTGCTCGTTCTTAATCCCCGTAACCGGGGCCGGTCCGGATTGTAGTTTGATCGGGAATGCTCTGGAGCGTGGGTATGGAATCACGCCTTATGCCGACCATTTTGCCGCGGTGATGAGTTTGGAGGCGGTGCTGCCGGATGGCACGCTTTATACTTCGATGCTCGATGGATTCGGAGGTGGGGATGTCAATAATCTGTTCAAGTGGGGTGTTGGGCCTTATGTCGACGGAATTTTTTCCCAGGGTAATTTTGGTATCGTCACCAAGATGACCATCGCGTTGGCGCCGATTCCCGAGCGCATGGAGGCGTTCTTTTTTAGTGTAAAAAGAGATGACAAGTTAGAGCTGGCGGTCGAAAAAGTCCGCAAAGTGTTACGGGAAGTGGGAACGGTAACGGGCTCTATCAATTTGATGAATAAGCACCGGGTGCTTTCGATGTCCGAAGCTTATCCATGGGATGCGATTGGAGAAGACGGATTGATACCCGACGCGGTATTGCAAAAAATGATGCGGCGCAATCAGGTGATGGATTGGACCGGGGTTGGGGCTATATACGGCAATAAGCGTGTCGTGGCGGCAGTTAAAAAGGAAATCAAAAAGATTTTGTCTCCAGTGGCGTCGCGCTTAGTGTTTTTAACGCCCGGAAAGGTATCGTTCTTGGCACATTTATTGGGAGCAATACCGGTCGTTCGCGATGCGCATATCATGAACACGGTTGCGACACTCAAAAAGACCATGGATTTATTCGCGGGTGAACCGAGTGAAATAGCTTTGCCGTTGGCCTATTGGAAATCGGGCGAAAAGCCGAAAGAGGGTGATCCGATGGATCCGGACCGTGATGGATGCGGGTTGATCTGGTATTCGCCGCTGATTCCCATGCGGCCGGATGTGACGCGCGAATTTGTGGAAATGGCCAGCCGAATTTGCAGGGCGCACAAGATAGAGCCGCTTATCACGCTAACTAGCGTTTCGGATAGGTGTTGGGACAGTACGGTGCCTATTTTGTTCGACAAACGCAATCAAGCGGAAATTGGTCGTGCTCACGCTTGCTATGAGGAGTTATTGGATGCGGGGCGCAAACTAGGGTTTGTGCCCTATCGCTTAGGGATACAGTCGATGGGGCTTTTGGCGGACGAGAGTGTACAGCCTAAGCTGCTGCGTAAACTGAAAAATGCGATCGATCCCGATAACATAATCGCGCCTGGTCGCTATGGGTTGTAA
- the dnaX gene encoding DNA polymerase III subunit gamma/tau, whose product MAYQVLARKWRPRTFTQLVGQEHVSQTLSHALKHDRLHHAYLFTGTRGVGKTTVARILAKAINCENLQDCNPCGACEICLAFEQGRFMDLIEVDAASRTKVEDTRDLLDNVQYAPNQGRYKVYLIDEVHMLSGHSFNALLKTLEEPPPHVKFLLATTDPQKIPVTVLSRCLQFNLKRLLPEQIDAQMRRILNEENIVFEPAATKLLARAADGSMRDGLSLLDQAIVYGSGGQVNTAEVAAMLGSVAQEPVTDMLQALAARDGKTLLATISHAAELSPDFSAMLEEMLRILHRVAILQQIPDFIAPEFDPEMLANLAATLSGEDVQLYYQIGLIGRRDLTLAPDPRTGFEMIMLRMLSFSPLDAPQPSTNTPRQRPSEPSRPPKITAATPLEHPTNAVRETHPAAGNPENWSDIVSALKITGLARELAHNCALDGIEDNVCRLLIDPGFQRVSTQAEDKLRSALQNYYGKPIKLQIISQNIPQQTPALEMQKAREDRQQAAVDAIDNDLNIQALSEQFGAHVISGSIEPLD is encoded by the coding sequence ATGGCTTATCAGGTTCTTGCCAGAAAATGGCGCCCTCGCACTTTCACTCAATTAGTCGGTCAAGAACACGTCAGCCAAACGCTGTCGCATGCGCTCAAACACGACCGCCTGCATCATGCCTATTTATTTACCGGCACCCGCGGGGTAGGCAAAACCACAGTGGCCCGCATCCTCGCCAAGGCTATCAATTGCGAAAATCTGCAAGACTGCAATCCCTGCGGTGCCTGCGAAATTTGCCTAGCCTTCGAACAAGGCCGCTTTATGGACTTAATCGAAGTCGATGCCGCCTCCCGCACCAAAGTGGAAGACACCCGCGACTTGCTGGACAACGTTCAATACGCCCCCAATCAAGGACGTTATAAAGTTTATTTGATCGACGAAGTTCACATGCTGTCGGGACACAGTTTCAACGCCTTATTGAAAACCCTGGAAGAACCCCCGCCACACGTTAAATTTTTACTGGCCACCACCGATCCGCAAAAAATTCCCGTCACCGTATTGTCCCGCTGTTTGCAATTCAACCTGAAACGGCTCTTGCCCGAACAAATCGATGCGCAAATGCGGCGGATACTGAACGAAGAAAATATCGTTTTCGAGCCGGCCGCTACAAAGCTCCTCGCTCGCGCCGCGGACGGCAGCATGCGGGACGGACTGAGCCTACTGGACCAAGCAATAGTCTACGGCAGCGGCGGCCAAGTGAATACGGCAGAAGTAGCCGCCATGCTCGGCAGCGTCGCCCAAGAACCGGTAACAGACATGCTACAAGCCCTCGCCGCACGCGACGGCAAGACACTTTTGGCAACCATTTCTCACGCCGCCGAATTGAGCCCGGACTTCTCGGCCATGCTGGAGGAGATGCTACGCATTCTCCATCGCGTGGCAATACTGCAACAAATTCCGGATTTCATCGCTCCGGAATTCGACCCGGAGATGCTTGCCAATTTGGCCGCCACCCTGAGCGGCGAAGACGTACAACTTTATTACCAAATCGGCCTGATTGGCCGGCGCGACCTCACTCTGGCCCCTGATCCCAGAACCGGCTTCGAAATGATCATGCTGCGCATGTTAAGCTTTAGCCCGCTCGACGCGCCCCAACCTTCGACAAACACGCCCAGGCAACGCCCATCCGAACCGAGCCGGCCACCAAAGATTACCGCAGCGACCCCGCTTGAACATCCAACTAACGCGGTGCGCGAAACCCACCCGGCGGCAGGAAACCCGGAAAATTGGAGCGACATCGTTTCAGCCCTTAAAATAACCGGCTTGGCGCGCGAGCTGGCGCATAATTGCGCGCTCGACGGCATTGAAGACAATGTCTGCCGCTTGCTTATCGATCCCGGCTTCCAACGCGTAAGCACCCAGGCGGAAGACAAATTGCGTAGCGCATTGCAAAATTATTACGGCAAGCCTATTAAATTGCAGATAATTTCTCAAAACATCCCACAACAAACACCCGCGTTAGAAATGCAAAAAGCTCGGGAAGACAGACAGCAAGCCGCCGTTGACGCCATCGACAACGACCTAAACATACAAGCTTTATCCGAACAATTCGGTGCCCACGTCATTTCGGGCTCGATAGAACCGCTCGACTAA
- the sppA gene encoding signal peptide peptidase SppA has translation MREPPMEHSQQPDNQPNWEKSVLEKLAMAAIEEQRRARRWGIFFKFATLAYASLLLALMAYPKFETEITTNQKHTAVIDVLGIIADGEAASADSIIEGIRDAVKDKNTKGVILNINSPGGSAVQSAYVYEEIRRQKKQHPELPIYAVVGDMCASGGYYIAAAADKIFVSPASIIGSIGVVMNGFGFTHILDKLGVERRLLTAGEHKAFMDPFSPVNQIEAQHMQTMLNQVHGQFIDAVKIARGERLKDTPELFSGLVWSGEEGVKIGLADAFGSIDSVAREALEAEEVVNFTPREQLFDRLAGKFGASFAHTLSTAVNSISLR, from the coding sequence ATGAGAGAACCACCTATGGAGCATTCGCAACAACCCGACAATCAGCCAAACTGGGAAAAATCCGTCCTGGAAAAATTAGCGATGGCAGCGATCGAAGAACAGCGCCGGGCTCGCCGCTGGGGGATTTTTTTTAAATTCGCAACCTTAGCGTATGCCAGCCTATTATTGGCATTAATGGCTTACCCCAAATTCGAAACCGAAATAACCACAAACCAAAAGCACACTGCGGTCATCGATGTCCTGGGCATCATCGCCGACGGAGAAGCCGCTTCCGCAGACAGCATTATCGAAGGCATCCGCGATGCCGTTAAGGATAAAAACACCAAAGGCGTCATCCTTAACATCAATTCTCCAGGAGGCAGTGCGGTTCAGTCGGCCTATGTTTACGAGGAAATTCGTCGCCAGAAAAAACAACATCCGGAATTGCCGATTTACGCGGTAGTCGGCGATATGTGTGCGTCGGGCGGCTATTACATCGCCGCCGCCGCGGACAAGATTTTTGTCAGCCCTGCCAGCATCATAGGTTCGATCGGCGTGGTGATGAACGGCTTCGGATTCACCCACATCCTCGACAAACTCGGCGTGGAACGACGCCTTCTGACCGCCGGCGAACACAAGGCTTTCATGGATCCTTTTTCTCCGGTCAATCAGATAGAAGCGCAACATATGCAAACCATGCTGAATCAAGTTCACGGACAATTTATCGACGCCGTTAAAATCGCGCGCGGCGAACGCTTGAAAGACACTCCGGAACTATTTTCGGGACTGGTTTGGTCCGGCGAAGAAGGCGTCAAAATCGGTTTGGCGGACGCCTTCGGCAGTATCGACAGCGTGGCCAGAGAAGCGCTAGAAGCGGAAGAGGTCGTCAATTTCACGCCACGCGAACAATTATTCGACCGTTTGGCCGGTAAATTCGGCGCATCCTTCGCGCATACACTGTCTACCGCTGTCAATTCAATCAGTTTACGTTAA